One Aegilops tauschii subsp. strangulata cultivar AL8/78 chromosome 7, Aet v6.0, whole genome shotgun sequence genomic window carries:
- the LOC109745057 gene encoding uncharacterized protein, which produces MYKDEGKKKRRQYKDEEKQNLFAMILERSSLGKLNHGITKAIAEETNIPLRTIQLRWLEGKKAGGLQGVLSKRTKNCGRKRIAFNEDAIKDIDLRKRTSLQDLANELNMAKTTLFRRLKEGRLRRHSNAIKSTLTEENKRARVQFCLSMFQPLSIPEEPTFDGMYNVIHIDEKWFYRTRKNQKFYLGLNEEDPKRTTQNKNYIEKVMFLAAVARPRYDDDGNMTFDGKIGIWPFTFLEEAKRDSKNRDAGTIVTKVLPAVTRKVSQDYMVNKLLPAIKEKWPASDRGYPIIIQQDNAKTHIPVSDPCFVKPQWQMDGTLG; this is translated from the coding sequence ATGTACAAAGATGAAGGCAAGAAAAAGAGAAGGCAGTACAAAGATGAAGAAAAGCAAAATCTATTTGCCATGATCTTGGAGAGGTCTTCTTTGGGTAAATTGAATCATGGAATTACTAAAGCTATCGCCGAAGAAACAAACATTCCTTTGCGAACTATACAACTGAGATGGCTGGAGGGAAAGAAGGCTGGTGGATTGCAGGGAGTCTTGAGCAAGAGGACCAAGAATTGTGGCCGCAAGAGGATTGCTTTCAATGAAGATGCCATAAAGGATATTGATCTAAGAAAGAGAACAAGTCTCCAAGATCTTGCTAATGAGTTGAACATGGCAAAGACTACCTTATTCAGGCGTTTGAAGGAGGGCAGACTCAGGCGGCATTCTAATGCCATCAAATCAACACTGACAGAAGAAAACAAGAGGGCTAGGGTTCAGTTTTGTTTGTCTATGTTTCAGCCATTAAGCATCCCAGAAGAGCCAACATTTGATGGAATGTACAACGTCATCCACATAGATGAGAAGTGGTTCTATCGCACTCGGAAGAATCAAAAATTCTATTTGGGTCTCAATGAGGAAGATCCGAAGCGTACCACACAAAacaagaattacattgaaaaagtGATGTTCCTTGCTGCGGTGGCGAGGCCTCgatatgatgatgatggcaaCATGACATTTGATGGCAAGATTGGCATATGGCCTTTTACATTCCTAGAGGAGGCTAAGAGGGATAGCAAGAACCGCGACGCGGGAACAATTGTTACTAAGGTGTTGCCGGCGGTGACAAGGAAAGTTAGCCAAGATTACATGGTGAACAAACTTCTTCCTGCCATTAAGGAGAAGTGGCCTGCTTCGGACCGCGGTTATCCTATAATCATACAACAGGACAATGCCAAAACTCATATTCCCGTCAGTGATCCATGTTTTGTGAAGCCGCAATGGCAGATGGATGGAACATTAGGTTGA
- the LOC109745052 gene encoding ABC transporter G family member 44 yields the protein MDTGEAAFGVASLRLGSSYRERGGGDVFSRASSARAGDDDDEEALMWAALERLPTHARVRKGIVVGDDGGGGGGGGFVDVAGLGFQERTRLLDRLVRVAEEDHERFLLKLKQRIDRVGIDFPTIEVRYDHLNIEALAHVGNRGLPTFINTTLNSLETLANFLRIIPNKKIPINILHDVNGIIKPKRMTLLLGPPGSGKTTLLLALAGKLGSDLKVSGKVTYNGHGMNEFVAQRSAAYISQHDLHIAEMTVRETLAFSARCQGVGSRYDMLTELSRREKAANIKPDPDLDVYMKAISVGGQDTNIITDYILKILGLDICADTMVGDDMLRGISGGQRKRVTTGEMMVGAERALFMDEISTGLDSSTTYQIVKSLGLITNILSGTTVISLLQPAPETYNLFDDIILLSDGHIVYQGPREHVLEFFESMGFKCPDRKGVADFLQEVTSRKDQPQYWARSDRRYQYVPVKEFARAFQAFHAGQSLSAELSRPFDRSQCHPASLTTSTYGASKTELLRACIEREWLLMKRNMFVYRFRAFQLLVMTVIVMTLFLRTNMHHRTVNDGIVYLGALFFAIVAHMFNGFSELALATIKLPVFFKQRDYLFFPAWAYAIPTWILKIPISCVEVAITVFLGYYVIGFDPDVGRLFKQYLLLLFVNQMAAGLFRFIAALGRTMVVANTLASFALLVLLVLSGFVLSHHDVKKWWIWGYWMSPLQYAMSAIAVNEFLGDKWQRVLQGSNRTLGIDVLKSRGFFTEAKWYWIGVGALLGYVIVFNILFTLALSYLKPLGKSQQILSEDALKEKHANITGETPDDSISAAAGNINSSRRNSAAPEDSGRRGMVLPFAPLAVAFNNMRYSVDMPAEMKAQGVDEDRLLLLKGVSGSFKPGVLTALMGVSGAGKTTLMDVLAGRKTGGYIEGDISISGYPKKQETFARISGYCEQNDIHSPNVTVYESLVYSAWLRLPSDVESETRKMFIEQVMELVELNSLRDALVGLPGVNGLSTEQRKRLTIAVELVANPSIIFMDEPTSGLDARAAAIVMRTVRNTVDTGRTVVCTIHQPSIDIFEAFDELFLMKRGGEEIYVGPLGHQSCDLIQYFEGIERVSKIKPGYNPATWMLEVTSQAQEDILGVSFAEVYKNSDLYQRNQSVIRDISRAPAGSKDLYFPTQYSQSSITQCMACLWKQHLSYWRNPQYTVVRFFFSLVVALMFGTIFWQLGGKRSRTQDLFNAMGSMYAAVLFMGISYSSSVQPVVAVERTVFYRERAAGMYSALPYAFGQVVVELPYVLVQSLAYGVIVYAMIGFQWDVKKFCWYLYFMYFTLLYFTYYGMLAVGLTPSYNIASIVSSFFYGVWNLFSGFVISRPTMPVWWRWYSWVCPVSWTLYGLVASQFGDLTEPLQDSGVPINAFLKSFFGFEHDFLGVVAVVTAGFAVLFAVAFGLSIKVLNFQRR from the exons ATGGACACGGGGGAGGCGGCGTTCGGGGTGGCGAGCCTGCGGCTGGGCTCCTCGTAccgggagcgcggcggcggcgacgtctTCTCCCGGGCGTCGTCCGCGAGGGCGGGCGACGATGACGACGAGGAGGCGCTCATGTGGGCGGCGCTCGAGCGGCTGCCCACGCACGCCCGCGTCCGCAAGGGCATCGTCGtcggggacgacggcggcggcggcggcggtggcgggttCGTCGACGTCGCCGGCCTCGGGTTCCAGGAGCGGACGCGCCTGCTCGACCGGCTCGTGCGCGTCGCCGAGGAGGACCACGAGCGCTTCTTGCTCAAGCTCAAGCAGAGGATAGACAG AGTTGGGATCGACTTTCCGACGATCGAAGTGCGATACGATCACCTCAACATCGAGGCGCTGGCACATGTGGGGAACAGAGGCTTGCCCACCTTCATCAACACCACTCTGAATTCTctagag ACATTAGCCAATTTTCTTCGCATAATTCCCAACAAGAAGATACCCATCAACATCCTGCACGATGTCAACGGAATTATCAAGCCAAAGAG GATGACGTTACTATTAGGGCCACCAGGATCTGGGAAGACTACACTGCTTCTTGCTCTGGCAGGGAAACTAGGCTCTGATCTAAAG GTTTCAGGAAAAGTGACATACAATGGGCATGGAATGAATGAGTTTGTGGCTCAGAGATCAGCAGCTTACATATCCCAACACGACCTTCACATTGCCGAGATGACGGTACGGGAAACCTTGGCCTTCTCAGCCAGATGCCAAGGGGTTGGAAGTAGATACG ACATGCTAACTGAGCTATCAAGAAGGGAGAAGGCTGCAAATATCAAACCAGACCCAGATCTCGATGTCTACATGAAGGCAATATCAGTGGGCGGTCAGGATACAAATATCATAACTGATTATATCCTCAAG ATTTTAGGGCTTGACATTTGCGCTGACACCATGGTCGGAGATGATATGCTGAGAGGAATCTCAGGGGGGCAACGCAAACGTGTCACAACTG GTGAGATGATGGTCGGAGCGGAAAGAGCACTGTTCATGGATGAAATCTCCACTGGACTGGATAGCTCTACCACATACCAGATAGTGAAATCACTTGGGCTAATCACCAACATCCTCAGTGGCACAACTGTCATTTCCTTGTTGCAACCTGCACCAGAAACATATAATTTGTTTGATGACATAATCCTCTTGTCGGATGGTCACATTGTGTATCAAGGGCCACGTGAACATGTGCTTGAATTCTTCGAATCCATGGGCTTCAAATGTCCCGACCGGAAAGGCGTCGCTGACTTTTTGCAAGAA GTGACATCAAGGAAAGATCAGCCACAATACTGGGCAAGGAGTGACCGGAGATACCAATACGTCCCAGTCAAGGAGTTTGCCCGTGCGTTCCAGGCATTTCATGCTGGGCAGAGTTTATCTGCGGAGCTCTCTCGCCCTTTCGACAGGAGCCAGTGCCACCCTGCTTCACTGACGACCTCGACGTACGGCGCCAGCAAGACAGAGCTGCTGCGTGCGTGCATCGAGAGGGAGTGGTTGCTCATGAAAAGGAATATGTTTGTCTACCGCTTCCGGGCTTTTCAG CTTCTGGTGATGACAGTAATCGTGATGACACTGTTTCTGCGCACAAACATGCACCATCGTACAGTTAACGACGGCATTGTCTACCTGGGTGCTCTGTTCTTCGCTATAGTTGCCCACATGTTCAACGGTTTCTCTGAGCTAGCTTTGGCCACCATAAAATTGCCGGTCTTCTTCAAGCAAAGAGATTACCTCTTCTTCCCTGCATGGGCTTACGCCATACCAACTTGGATCCTCAAGATACCGATATCTTGCGTCGAGGTCGCCATCACAGTATTCTTGGGTTACTACGTCATTGGGTTCGATCCAGATGTTGGAAG GTTGTTCAAGCAGTACTTGCTGCTGTTGTTTGTCAACCAGATGGCTGCAGGATTGTTCAGGTTTATTGCAGCATTGGGCAGGACCATGGTTGTTGCAAATACGCTGGCGTCCTTTGCACTTCTTGTGCTGCTCGTGCTCAGTGGATTCGTCTTGTCGCATC ATGATGTTAAGAAATGGTGGATCTGGGGATACTGGATGTCACCTCTTCAGTATGCCATGAGCGCCATTGCTGTAAACGAGTTCCTTGGGGACAAATGGCAACGG GTTCTCCAGGGGTCCAACAGAACTCTAGGAATAGATGTGCTCAAGTCCAGGGGCTTTTTCACTGAGGCAAAATGGTATTGGATTGGCGTTGGGGCACTCCTGGGATACGTCATCGTGTTCAACATCCTCTTCACCCTCGCTCTAAGCTACCTTAAAC CGTTGGGGAAATCTCAGCAAATTCTTTCAGAGGATGCACTGAAGGAGAAGCATGCCAATATCACCGGCGAAACTCCTGATGACTCTATCTCTGCGGCTGCAG GGAACATCAACAGCTCAAGGAGAAATTCTGCCGCCCCAGAAGACAGTGGTAGGAGGGGAATGGTCCTGCCTTTTGCGCCGCTTGCTGTTGCCTTCAACAACATGAGATATTCTGTTGACATGCCTGCG GAAATGAAAGCACAAGGTGTTGATGAAGATAGGCTGCTTCTGCTGAAGGGAGTCAGTGGCAGTTTCAAGCCGGGAGTCCTGACAGCGCTGATGGGGGTCAGCGGGGCCGGCAAGACCACGCTGATGGATGTGTTGGCTGGCAGAAAGACTGGAGGCTACATTGAAGGCGACATCTCAATCTCTGGCTACCCGAAGAAGCAGGAGACCTTTGCTCGTATCTCGGGTTACTGTGAGCAGAATGACATCCACTCACCAAATGTGACCGTGTATGAGTCCCTGGTCTACTCCGCATGGCTCAGACTGCCTTCCGATGTCGAGTCGGAAACAAGAAAG ATGTTCATAGAGCAAGTGATGGAGCTGGTAGAACTGAATTCACTGAGGGATGCGCTTGTTGGACTACCTGGAGTGAACGGCCTGTCAACGGAGCAGAGGAAGAGGCTGACGATCGCCGTCGAGCTTGTCGCTAACCCCTCTATAATATTCATGGATGAGCCTACCTCCGGCCTTGATGCCAGGGCCGCGGCTATTGTCATGAGGACGGTGAGGAACACCGTCGACACGGGCAGGACAGTTGTTTGCACCATCCATCAGCCCAGCATTGACATTTTCGAAGCCTTCGATGAG CTGTTCCTGATGAAGAGAGGAGGGGAGGAGATATATGTGGGCCCTCTAGGGCACCAGTCGTGTGATCTCATCCAATACTTTGAG GGAATCGAACGGGTCAGCAAGATCAAACCTGGGTACAATCCGGCAACTTGGATGCTGGAAGTGACATCACAGGCACAAGAAGACATACTAGGTGTTAGTTTCGCAGAAGTCTACAAGAACTCAGACCTGTACCA GAGAAACCAGAGCGTGATCAGGGACATAAGCAGGGCCCCTGCTGGCTCCAAGGATCTCTACTTCCCGACGCAGTACTCGCAGAGCTCCATCACCCAATGCATGGCGTGTCTGTGGAAGCAGCACCTGTCCTACTGGAGGAACCCTCAGTACACCGTGGTCCGCTTCTTCTTCTCCCTCGTCGTCGCGCTCATGTTCGGCACCATATTCTGGCAACTTGGGGGCAAGAGGTCGAGGACGCAGGACCTGTTCAACGCGATGGGGTCCATGTACGCGGCCGTGCTCTTCATGGGGATCTCCTACTCGTCGTCGGTGCAGCCCGTGGTGGCGGTGGAGCGGACGGTGTTCTACCGGGAGCGGGCGGCCGGGATGTACTCGGCGCTGCCATACGCGTTCGGacaggtggtggtggagctccCCTACGTGCTGGTGCAGTCGCTGGCGTACGGGGTGATCGTCTACGCCATGATCGGCTTCCAGTGGGACGTCAAGAAGTTCTGCTGGTACCTCTACTTCATGTACTTCACGCTGCTCTACTTCACCTACTATGGCATGCTCGCCGTGGGGCTCACCCCCAGCTACAACATCGCCTCCATCGTCTCGTCCTTCTTCTACGGCGTGTGGAACCTCTTCTCGGGCTTCGTCATCTCGCGGCCAACAATGCCCGTGTGGTGGAGGTGGTACTCGTGGGTGTGCCCGGTGTCATGGACGCTCTATGGGCTGGTGGCCTCACAGTTCGGTGACCTCACGGAACCCCTCCAGGACAGCGGCGTGCCCATCAACGCCTTCCTCAAGAGCTTCTTCGGATTCGAGCACGACTTCCTGGGCGTCGTCGCCGTCGTCACGGCCGGGTTCGCCGTCCTGTTCGCTGTCGCCTTTGGTCTCTCCATCAAGGTGCTCAACTTCCAGAGAAGGTGA